GCCCAGGCTGCCTCCCTGCCAAGCCAGGAACACCCCGGCCAGCACCCAGAGCATGGGCGCCCCGCGGGCCGGGCGCGCCTTCAAGGCCGCCTTCAGGATGATCAGAAATGAGAACAGGATGAAGCCGGCGAAGGCGGCCAGCCCGATAATCCCCGTCTCGACGAGATACCGGATAAAGTCATTGTGGGGAGCAAACCCGATTTTCTGATTCGTCCTCCACGGGTTGATGATCGAGGTCGTGTGCAGGCCGTACCCCAGCCACTTCTTCTGCTTCCAGAGGTCGATCAGGTTGGACCAGTTGGCGAACCGCCAGCCGACCGAGGTGCCGTACTTGTACTCCACCACAGCCGCTGTCACCTCGGCCGGCGCGAAAGATTGGACCGTCTTCATCTTGGCCGGCGCCTGGCGGTTGATGAGCAGGATCAGAGCAAAAAGCGCCGCCAGCCCGACGATAAGACCTCGGCCGCTTTTCTCCTCGCGCAGGAAGATCCAGAGGAGCAGGACCCCCAGCATGAAATACCCGCCGATGTTCAGCGTGCCCACCAGGAAGACCAATTCCACCGCGATAAGAACCGTCCACAGGGGATGGTTCGAGCGTCGCGACCGCTCGTACGTCAGGGCGATGAAAAATATCAGGAAGATGCCGAGCGAGTTCGGATGGGAGAGCGTCCCCATCAGCCGGAATTCCGTCCCGATGACCCAGCCCTTGCGGAAGACCGCCTGGTAGACGGCGGCCAGGAGGGGGATGGGAAGCGCCAGGAAAAGGAGCGCCGGCCCGCCCCGGCGACCGACCCGGGGCCGCAGGTTGTAAGCCAGCAGGAAGACCGCGGGGATCGACAGCAGCCGGACCCACTCGCGGACGGCCAGAAGGCCCTCGCTCCCGAACCCCCGCCAGCTTAAGAAGACGAAGGGTAGAAGGACGAGAAGCCAGACCATCCAGCCCGTAAGCAGCGGATGCCAGGCCGTCTTGCCCCGCCGGAGAAGGACCCAGGCCGCCATGGCCAGCAGCGCCAGGCCGGTCAGCGCGGGGATGTTGAAATTCAGCGGGCCGAGCCGGACGGTTGTGAAAATCTCGAGCGCGCTTCGGGTGACGAGCAGAGCGATGAGGGTTTCGAACATCAGGCCGGCTCCTTCGCTTCCTCGTATAGCTTCCAGGTCAGGTCCGCCGTCCGGGACCAGGGGAATTCGCCCGCCCGGCGCAGGCCTGCTTCGATCATCGTCCGCCGCAGATCCCGGTCCTCGAGCGTGCGTCGCATGGCCGCGGCCAGGGCCTCGCCGTCGTCCGGGTGGACGAGGAGAGCGGCTTGGCCGGCCACTTCCGGCATGGCCGAGACCGACGAGGTCACGACCGGAACTCCGCTGGCCATGGCCTCCAGAACCGTCAGTCCGAATCCCTCCCCCCGCGAAGGAAAGACATACAGGTCGGCCGCCTGATACAAGGCGGGGAGCCACTGGGCCGGGACGAAGCCGAGGTGGCGGATGCGCCCCCGCGCGGAATCATCCTCGATCGCGGCCAGGATCTCCCTGCCCTTCCAGCCGACGGGCCCGGCCAAGACGAGCGTGTGCGGGATGTCGCCGATGAGGTGCAGGAAAGCCCGAATGAGGCCGTCCACGTTTTTGCGGGGCTGGATCGCCCCCGTGAAAAGGATGTAAGGCGGCTTAAGCCCCAGCCCGGCCAGGGCTCCCTTGACGGTCTCGGCGGGGATATCGGGCCGGAACTCCCGTCTGTCGACACCGTTGGGGATGAATATAAGCTTCTTTTCCAGCCGGGGGGCCGCCTGAAGGACATCCCGCAGGGCCGCCCGCGACTGCACGATGATCCGGCCGGCCGTGCGGGAGGCCCGGTTTAAGGCGGATTTATATTCACGCACTGAGAACGGCGAGTACCAGTCTGGATGTATGAGCGGCAGGACGTCGTAGAGCGTGTAGATCATCTTGCAAGCTGGAGGCACCGGCCGCGGATAGAGTGACGTCTCGTGATAAACCCGGAGTCCGGCCATACCCCAGCGGTTGAGATGCGGCAAGCGGAGCAGCCTGAAAGTCGCCTTCTCGGGCAGTCGCAGGGACCTTATGGGAAACCCGGCCAGATCCTCCACCGTGCTTTGGGCCGCTTTCCGCCGGCTGTAAACGAATCCGGCCATCGCCTCAGCCTTGGCCGGATCGGAGGCATAAGCCCGCACAAGCTGGTAGACATAGCTCGAGATCCCGGTCCTCTCCGGCCAACTAATTGGCGACAAATTCATCCCAATCCAAACTTTATTCTGCACTTCGCACTTGCCCTTCAGAATGTTCTTTCCCCATCTCCACGCTGACCAAGCGTCTTGATGTTCGGCCAACGGAAAAAATATCGGGATCTTCGCCCAATTCCGGGGATATCAGGCAGTTCGGAGAATCGGCCAACGGCGAAATAGCGAGGCCGGCGCCTTTTTCCATAGTTCTCTGAGGGAAGCCAGCGGCCGCCGAGGGCTGTTTGAGCACGCGACCATCTATCGGAAACGAAATGGAGTGGGTGATCTCCAAGACCGGGCGATCTGGAATGCGCAGTTCCGAGGCGCCGAAGAGAGCTGTGGGAAAAGGCGAGAAGAGGCCGAAGCCGCCGGGCCGATACTCCGAACTGCCCTCCCCGGAATTGGGCGATAAGCAAAATATTTGTACTCATACTAATCCCGCCAGGCGCACCCGGTTGGTCTTGCGCAGGAACAGCGCCGCGACGACGGCCGCCAGGTAGACTGCATAGCCGACGCCGAAAGCCCAGCCGGGGCCGACAATTCCCAGCTTGGGAGTCAGCAGCGCGTTCGCGGCGATGTTGGCCGCCAGGCAGAAGGCCATGGCCAGAAAGTTGGAGAACGAGTCCTCCAGCCCGTAAAGAAGGTAGGATAAAGGGAGCGCCAAAACCAAGGGAACATGCCCCAGGAAAAGAGCCCTGGTCGCGGCTGCCGATCCCGCGAAAGCCGGTCCGAAGAAGACGGCCACCAGGAAGGGGGCGACGACGACGAGCCCGGCCAGGACGACCAGGAGAAAGGCCGTCAGCGCCGCAGCCTGCCGCCCATAGGACTGCAAGGCCCGGCGCGAAACGACGGCCAAGGCGGCTTTGGGGAGGTAAAGGGCCGAGGCCGCGCTCAGGAAGACCGTCAGGGCGCTCAAAAGCCGCGAGGCCGCCGAATAAACGCCCACATCCGCGGCCGGGAAGACGTGGCCCACGACCAGCATGTCGATCCGCTGCAGGACGACATAGAGGAGGCTCGTGGCCAGGATCCATTTCCCCAGCGATCGCATGCGTCCCGCGGCCTCGGGGTCGAGCGGGAAGATCGGCCGGGCGCGCCGGGCCAGCCAGACCAGCGCTACGCCACCCGCGAGTACTGCGGCCGCCGCCAGGACCATCCCGGCCGCGGCGGGGTCGAGCGGACCCGCCCGCCTCGCCATCACGAACAGGACGGCCAGCGCGACGGCATAGAAGGAGACGGTCCCGAGGGCATACCCCGCGAA
This genomic stretch from Candidatus Aminicenantes bacterium harbors:
- a CDS encoding oligosaccharide flippase family protein, producing the protein MLIARIKIKWRHPAMAMKKVPLIDVAGVPALVRGYAFVLAGNGAAGLLSFLIFVLLSRDMSLEGFGSFALFFTVMTLVWQIPAFIDSSYVRYARTAPPAGARAYLRVDLADKIKAVAWIGGLSPAAAFALSRWAFPGKTTFGLLVLAVAGGACLTFLASVIADLQAREAFAGYALGTVSFYAVALAVLFVMARRAGPLDPAAAGMVLAAAAVLAGGVALVWLARRARPIFPLDPEAAGRMRSLGKWILATSLLYVVLQRIDMLVVGHVFPAADVGVYSAASRLLSALTVFLSAASALYLPKAALAVVSRRALQSYGRQAAALTAFLLVVLAGLVVVAPFLVAVFFGPAFAGSAAATRALFLGHVPLVLALPLSYLLYGLEDSFSNFLAMAFCLAANIAANALLTPKLGIVGPGWAFGVGYAVYLAAVVAALFLRKTNRVRLAGLV
- a CDS encoding glycosyltransferase family 1 protein, whose amino-acid sequence is MNLSPISWPERTGISSYVYQLVRAYASDPAKAEAMAGFVYSRRKAAQSTVEDLAGFPIRSLRLPEKATFRLLRLPHLNRWGMAGLRVYHETSLYPRPVPPACKMIYTLYDVLPLIHPDWYSPFSVREYKSALNRASRTAGRIIVQSRAALRDVLQAAPRLEKKLIFIPNGVDRREFRPDIPAETVKGALAGLGLKPPYILFTGAIQPRKNVDGLIRAFLHLIGDIPHTLVLAGPVGWKGREILAAIEDDSARGRIRHLGFVPAQWLPALYQAADLYVFPSRGEGFGLTVLEAMASGVPVVTSSVSAMPEVAGQAALLVHPDDGEALAAAMRRTLEDRDLRRTMIEAGLRRAGEFPWSRTADLTWKLYEEAKEPA
- a CDS encoding O-antigen ligase family protein, with product MFETLIALLVTRSALEIFTTVRLGPLNFNIPALTGLALLAMAAWVLLRRGKTAWHPLLTGWMVWLLVLLPFVFLSWRGFGSEGLLAVREWVRLLSIPAVFLLAYNLRPRVGRRGGPALLFLALPIPLLAAVYQAVFRKGWVIGTEFRLMGTLSHPNSLGIFLIFFIALTYERSRRSNHPLWTVLIAVELVFLVGTLNIGGYFMLGVLLLWIFLREEKSGRGLIVGLAALFALILLINRQAPAKMKTVQSFAPAEVTAAVVEYKYGTSVGWRFANWSNLIDLWKQKKWLGYGLHTTSIINPWRTNQKIGFAPHNDFIRYLVETGIIGLAAFAGFILFSFLIILKAALKARPARGAPMLWVLAGVFLAWQGGSLG